A single genomic interval of Bradyrhizobium japonicum USDA 6 harbors:
- a CDS encoding glycosyltransferase family 4 protein — MPPSPDRPLRILHAVRAPVGGIFRHILDLANGQVDRGHHVGILADSLTGGERADKALAELAPRLKLGVHRLAIRREPSPDDFLVWLRMRRLIAALKPDVMHGHGAKAGAFVRMRRRSDDTIRIYTPHGGSLHYPLNTFKGEFYARLERTLMDATDLFLFESAFARDTYQRIVGTPKGVVHCVFNGVTPEEFEPVGIADDATDLAYVGEFRHIKGADLLVDAVARLHEGGKKVTLTLGGDGEETAALKAQVEKLGLSSAIRFIGHVKARYGFSKGRLLVVPSRGDSMPYVVIEAGAAGIPMIAARVGGIPEIFGPDSPALFAASNAEAMAEAIAAALDDPQATAQRASALRERISAHFSQQAMVDGVLAGYRDAFANH; from the coding sequence ATGCCCCCCTCTCCCGACCGGCCGCTCCGCATCCTGCACGCCGTGCGCGCTCCCGTGGGCGGCATCTTCCGCCACATCCTCGATCTCGCCAACGGTCAGGTCGATCGCGGTCATCACGTCGGGATTCTCGCCGACAGCCTCACCGGCGGCGAGCGCGCGGACAAGGCGCTGGCCGAACTCGCGCCGCGACTGAAGCTCGGCGTGCACCGGCTGGCGATCCGCCGCGAACCGTCGCCTGACGATTTTCTGGTGTGGCTGCGGATGCGGCGCCTGATCGCCGCGCTCAAGCCCGACGTCATGCACGGCCACGGAGCCAAGGCTGGCGCCTTCGTCCGCATGCGGCGGCGATCCGACGACACCATCCGCATCTACACCCCGCATGGCGGCTCGCTGCACTATCCCCTCAACACCTTCAAGGGCGAGTTTTACGCGCGGCTCGAACGCACGCTGATGGACGCGACGGACCTGTTCCTGTTCGAGAGCGCGTTTGCGCGCGACACCTATCAGCGCATCGTCGGCACGCCCAAGGGCGTGGTGCATTGCGTCTTCAATGGCGTGACGCCGGAAGAGTTCGAGCCTGTTGGCATCGCCGACGATGCCACCGATCTCGCCTATGTCGGCGAGTTCAGGCACATCAAGGGCGCGGATTTGCTGGTCGATGCGGTGGCACGCCTGCACGAAGGCGGCAAGAAGGTCACGCTCACGCTCGGCGGCGACGGCGAGGAGACGGCGGCGCTGAAGGCGCAGGTCGAGAAGCTCGGTCTCTCCAGCGCCATCCGCTTCATCGGTCACGTCAAGGCGCGTTACGGCTTCTCCAAGGGGCGGCTGCTGGTCGTGCCCTCGCGCGGCGATTCCATGCCCTATGTCGTGATCGAGGCCGGTGCGGCCGGCATTCCCATGATCGCGGCCCGCGTCGGCGGCATCCCCGAGATCTTCGGGCCTGACAGCCCGGCGCTGTTTGCGGCGAGCAACGCCGAGGCCATGGCGGAAGCGATCGCGGCCGCACTCGACGATCCGCAGGCGACCGCGCAGCGCGCATCCGCCCTGCGCGAGCGCATCTCCGCGCACTTCTCCCAGCAGGCGATGGTTGACGGC